Genomic window (Thermodesulfobacteriota bacterium):
TTGAAGAAATTCCGTCGGTTCTGGAACATGGGGCAGAAGGGATAGGTTTATATAGAACCGAGTTTTTATACCTGGGGAGAAAGGAACTCCCATCGGAGGAAGAACAGTTTCAGGCATACAAGAGTGTTGTAGAACGATTACACTCCTATACAACCATAAGAACCATGGATATTGGTGGAGACAAATTCATTTCTCATCTTGATCTGGCTAAAGAGATGAATCCTGCTATGGGACTCAGGGCTATCAGATTTTGTCTAAGAGAAGTTGGTATATTCAAGACCCAGCTGAGAGCCATTTTAAAGGCCAGCAACTACGGAAAGATCAAGATTATGTTTCCCATGATTTCAGGGGTTAGTGAAATCCTTCAAACAAAAGAGATATTAGAAGAGGTAAAATTAGAGCTGAAAAAAGAGGGTATTCCCTTCGACTCTGATATCAAGATCGGGATAATGATAGAGATCCCATCAGCCGTTACTCTGGCTGATATTTTGGCTAAAGAAGTAGACTTTTTTAGCATCGGAACCAATGATCTCATCCAATATTCGCTGGCAATCGATCGAGTAAACGAGCATGTAGCCTATCTTTACGAACCCCTGCATCCAGCGGTCTTAAGAGTGATAAAACATGTGGTTGACTGTGGACATGCTGCAGGCATCAAGGTAGGAATGTGTGGAGAGATGGCTGGAGAACCATTATATATCCCTATTCTTCTGGGAATGGGTTTAGATGAATTGAGTATGAATGCCCTGTCGGTTTTAGGAGTTAAAAAGATCATACGTTCTATAACACACAGAGAATCAAAAGAACTCTTGGACAGCATTATGGGGTTTTCAACCGCTTCTGAGATCAAATCCTTTGTTAAGGAAGAGATGATAAAACGCTTCCCCATGGAATTTAAGGATTTGAGGAATGCAAACTGAACTTTTTACGAAGCCATCAAGATTGAGGAGGATATTTTTATGTCAATGAGCAGATTTTTATTTACTTCAGAATCAGTAACAGAGGGGCATCCTGATAAGATAGCCGATCAAATCTCTGATTCTATTTTGGATGCAATTATTGCTCAGGACACTAAAGGGCGGGTTGCTTGCGAAACCATGGTTACAACGGGAATAGCAATAATAGCAGGAGAGATTACCACTTCTTGTTACGTGGATATACCTCAGATAGTCAGGGAGACGATCAGAGAGATTGGGTATAACGATTCATCCATGGGTTTTGACTGGGAAACATGCGCTGTAATTACCTCTATTGATCAGCAGTCGCCCGATATAGCCCTTGGAGTAAATTCATCCAATGGAAAAGAACAGGGGGCTGGTGATCAGGGTTTGATGTTTGGTTATGCCTGCGATGAAACCCCTGAGTTTATGCCCATGCCCATATCCTATGCCCATAAACTAACCAAGAGATTGGCTCAGGTTAGAAAAGAAGGGGTAGTTGACTTTCTAAGACCAGACGGAAAATCTCAGGTCACTATCGAGTATATAGATGATAGACCTATACGGATCGATACAGTAGTTATCTCTTCTCAGCATACTCCGGACGTGAAATACCAATTATTGAAGGAAGGCATAATCGAAGAGGTCATAAAAAAGGTTATCCCAGAAGATCTCTTAGATGAAAAGACCAAGTATTACATTAATCCGACAGGAAGATTTGTTGTTGGTGGTCCTCAAGGCGACTGTGGTTTGACCGGCAGAAAGATAATCGTTGACACCTATGGTGGACAGGGAAGCCATGGGGGCGGATCCTTTTCTGGGAAGGACCCTTCTAAAGTCGACAGAAGTGCCTCATACATGGCCCGTTACATAGCTAAGAATCTGGTAGCAGCAGGGCTGGCAAGAAGATGCGAAGTCCAACTGGCTTATGCAATTGGTATAGCGGAGCCCGTTTCAGTGATGATAAATACCAATGGTACAGCTGTTATATCACCTGACAAAATTGCTGAGATAGTGACGGAGCATTTTTCTTTGAAGCCTGCAGGGATAATAGAAAGCCTGGATTTATTAAGACCCATATATAAAAAAACCGCATGTTATGGCCACTTTGGAAGGATGAACCCTGATTTTACATGGGAAAAGACCGACAAGGTTGACATACTGAAAAAGGCTGCTGGTATATGAAGAGTTGAGGAGTTAAAGAGTTGAAAAGTTTAAGAGTTGAGGAACAGAAACTATTCTTCGGCTCTTCCGCTCTCTAACTAATATAAGGAGGTTGGAGTGGATTTTGACATAAAGGATATGAACCTTGCAGAAAAAGGAAGACTCAGGATCGAGTGGGCAAACCAGAGCATGCCTGTTTTGAACTTAATACAGAAGAGGTTTGAAAAGGAAAAACCGTTGAAAGGTATAAGATTGGGTGCCTGTCTTCATGTTACAACGGAAACTGCCAGTTTGATGAGAACCTTGAAGGCCGGGGGAGCAGAGGTTTCCCTTTGCGCATCTAACCCCCTTAGTACCCAGGATGATGTGGCAGCATCTTTAGTAAAGGATTATGAGATTCCTGTATATGCCAGGAAGGGAGAAGATAACGACACCTATTACAGGCACATCAACGCAGTCCTGGACATGAAACCTATGATTACCATGGATGATGGAGCTGATTTGGTTTCTACTATACACTCTCAAAGAACAGAGCTGATTGATGGAATAGTCGGAGGGACCGAAGAAACTACCACAGGAATCATAAGACTGCGAACTATGGCAGACAAAGGGGTATTAAAGTTTCCTATTGTTGCGGTCAATGATGCAGATACAAAACACTTTTTTGATAACCGTTACGGAACCGGACAGAGTACAATCGATGGAATTATTCGTGCTACAAACCGCCTCTTGGCAGGGGCAGTCTTTGTGATATGCGGATACGGCTGGTGTGGCAGGGGTGTGGCTATGAGAGCAAGGGGGATGGGTGCCAACGTAATAGTGACTGAAATAGACCCTTTGAGGGCACTGGAGGCTGTTATGGATGGATACAGGGTAATGCCGATTGCAGACGCAGCCAAAACAGGGGATATTTTCTGTACTCTTACGGGTAACATCAATGTTATAAGAACAGAACATTTCCTGACAATGAAAGATGGCGCTATCGTATCTAACTCCGGCCATTTTAATGTGGAGCTGCAATTGCAGGGGCTGGAAAAAATCAGTAAAAACAAAAGGAGGATTAGAGATTTTATTGATGAGTACACCTTGTCTGATAATCACAGGATAAATGTACTGGGAGAGGGAAGACTTATCAATCTTGCTTCAGC
Coding sequences:
- the ptsP gene encoding phosphoenolpyruvate--protein phosphotransferase, with the protein product MELKRKEDYVIKGIGGSPGIVIGKAQPIERDRIDIFAYRLIDEAEVPGEERRFKIAVEESKEQCLKVKDNILSQDAKEVVYIIDAQLMILEDRMLIDETIRRIREEKINAEWALEITLQKLRGAFKNIDDEYLSERKSDVDYIGERITRNLLGKKQDSISDLKEKVIIVAHDLSPADTAQMTRDKVVGFATDIGGKTSHTAIMARALEIPAVVGLESITQEVKIGDSLIIDGNTGIVLINPTKTVLNEYLEKKRIYERLEKELFKYKDLPAQTLDGYRIKVVANIELIEEIPSVLEHGAEGIGLYRTEFLYLGRKELPSEEEQFQAYKSVVERLHSYTTIRTMDIGGDKFISHLDLAKEMNPAMGLRAIRFCLREVGIFKTQLRAILKASNYGKIKIMFPMISGVSEILQTKEILEEVKLELKKEGIPFDSDIKIGIMIEIPSAVTLADILAKEVDFFSIGTNDLIQYSLAIDRVNEHVAYLYEPLHPAVLRVIKHVVDCGHAAGIKVGMCGEMAGEPLYIPILLGMGLDELSMNALSVLGVKKIIRSITHRESKELLDSIMGFSTASEIKSFVKEEMIKRFPMEFKDLRNAN
- the metK gene encoding methionine adenosyltransferase — translated: MSMSRFLFTSESVTEGHPDKIADQISDSILDAIIAQDTKGRVACETMVTTGIAIIAGEITTSCYVDIPQIVRETIREIGYNDSSMGFDWETCAVITSIDQQSPDIALGVNSSNGKEQGAGDQGLMFGYACDETPEFMPMPISYAHKLTKRLAQVRKEGVVDFLRPDGKSQVTIEYIDDRPIRIDTVVISSQHTPDVKYQLLKEGIIEEVIKKVIPEDLLDEKTKYYINPTGRFVVGGPQGDCGLTGRKIIVDTYGGQGSHGGGSFSGKDPSKVDRSASYMARYIAKNLVAAGLARRCEVQLAYAIGIAEPVSVMINTNGTAVISPDKIAEIVTEHFSLKPAGIIESLDLLRPIYKKTACYGHFGRMNPDFTWEKTDKVDILKKAAGI
- the ahcY gene encoding adenosylhomocysteinase encodes the protein MDFDIKDMNLAEKGRLRIEWANQSMPVLNLIQKRFEKEKPLKGIRLGACLHVTTETASLMRTLKAGGAEVSLCASNPLSTQDDVAASLVKDYEIPVYARKGEDNDTYYRHINAVLDMKPMITMDDGADLVSTIHSQRTELIDGIVGGTEETTTGIIRLRTMADKGVLKFPIVAVNDADTKHFFDNRYGTGQSTIDGIIRATNRLLAGAVFVICGYGWCGRGVAMRARGMGANVIVTEIDPLRALEAVMDGYRVMPIADAAKTGDIFCTLTGNINVIRTEHFLTMKDGAIVSNSGHFNVELQLQGLEKISKNKRRIRDFIDEYTLSDNHRINVLGEGRLINLASAEGHPSSVMDMSFANQALSAEYLTNNNQTLEDKVYSVPVEIDQMIAKLKLESMGIEIDTLTEEQEKYLASWEMGT